The Eublepharis macularius isolate TG4126 chromosome 12, MPM_Emac_v1.0, whole genome shotgun sequence genomic sequence ccaccaacacctttcctggcaccgaCCAGGAACTGGGCAGGGCGTTTGCCCAAccgggcttctgattggccaccgAAGATAtggttggctgtgcagatttttaaaaactttgctttgacagcagctgccGCACACCGGACAGATCTTCACTATGCGAGTAAAGgtgtatacaagaaaatattttaataccGCATGTTCATTTTACAAGACATCCTGTTAAACTTCAGCCTGAAATCCTGAAGAGCTACTGCTAGAGTGATGCATGACCCtgctgtctgacattttgttactgACTCCGCTGCCCGTGGCAGCCGTTTCGAAGTTGCGTCCACCGCCTTTGGCAAGtgccaaaggtgcctgcaggcacaAAAAGGCTGGAGCCCCCCGTATTAGGCAAACCAAACTATGCATGGACACTGGACTTGGTTTACATCTCGGTAATCTGCTGTATTCCATTCCTCTTTCTCACCAACATACGCCGAACACAAAATAAAAATTTACAGGGGGTGCAGAGGCCGATGCAGTCTTTCCTAGGTTTCCACTCagaattggggggagtgggggggggggaaccaggccGCCTGAGCTAACTCTTGCTTTTTTGAAGGAAAGCAGAATTAAGGAcggctggaaagccaggagctcTCTGTCCACGTCACCACAAACCCCAAAGCAGCATCTTTCCCCAGAGCTCCTGAGTCGCGCCGTTTCTTACCTGGGTGTCTGTGAGCGGAAGCCAGTAAATGCACGGAGCTGCCTTGGTTTTGCGGAAAAGGTCATCCAGCAGCTTGGCAGGGGGCTCCTCCTGAGCCTTTTCTGCTGGTGggcaaaaagggggcaaatgtCAAAGAGGGGCATCAAACTTCAGCTTTAGACATTCAAAAGTAGCCTCCAAAGCTTGGCAGAGAGAGGCATGGCCCAGGTGCTCCATTACAAAAATGGCGGCAATTAGAGGCAGCAGACTGAAAggcagcccggggggggggggggggcggtaacaAAACTGGCACATGTGGCTCCAGTGTCATACTGACGCAGCAGCCTGGTAATACAGGAAGTCTAGCCTGGTTGGAAGGGGACGACGTCCCCACCAAGCCCTTCCTTCCACTGTTCCTTTCTCTGAAATGCCTTGCCGGGATCAccagccagcccccccccaccccaagatggCATGGGAGGGAGACGATTTAATGCCTGCCTCCATTTACACCAACTCAGCCTACCCTTCTTCTCCGCTTTCTTCTCCTTCGACTTGGGCCGCTCCTTGCGGCGTCTCTCCCGGGAGCGGGAGCGAGAGCGTGGCCCCTCCCGCACCTTGTCGCGGTCCCACTCCCTTTCTGCCCGCGTACGCTCCCGCCGCTCCATCTCGCGCTCCCGTTCAGCCCACTGTTCCCGCACGGCTGCCTCCCGCTCCCGTGCTTCTGAGCGCCGGGGCATCTCACGCTCCCCTCGTGCTGCTGGGCCAACCCCCGGGAGCGCCAAGGGTTCGTCGGCCTTTGCTTCTGCTGGACGCTCGGCCAGCAGACCCCGGTGGAAAtccagctgcaaaaaagaaagagatgGATCCAATACACACAATCGCCTAGCACCAGGACCCCAAACTGAAACCAACCAGAGGAGACATCTCCACCAAGAAGGCGACAATATTTTTTGggtttttatgtatatatttcaCCAAATATTCTTGAAGTGCAACTGCCTAAAGTGCTCTAATAATTAAACCTATACGTAACATAAATAtcaaaattcaataaatacagtaataagATTGTTAGAACATTTCATCCAACCAGTGCTAACATACAAAGGTAAGTCTAAGGTAAGTACTCAAATATAAATAAGGTCCAACGTGCAATGATGCAAACACTTTTCTATGCAATGATGTAATCTGTTTCCTTTTTCCAATCTAGCACTGAGCATGCCTTCGCCAACTCCAATCTTCAAAGATGATTGCTATGTTGGAAAAGCTGGTTTCTGTTCACAACCGAGAAAGCCTCTCTGTGGGTTGTGAGATATCCCAAACGTACAAGCAAAGTGAAGTAATGTCCTCTAGTAGTGCCCAGCATCCGGCAGTCACAGCTACGCTACTATTGTTCCCAATCACCACCTTCCAGGCTAATGCCCATCAATAACATAGATTTCACCTCGTTGTTTAAAAAACAATACTGGATCAAACCGtcagtccatcaaggccagtactgTCTACTCGGACTGACAGCGGACCTCCAACGTCTCAGGTAGAGCTCTTCACAGCATGTAACGCCTGGTCCTTTTTAAGTGAAGGTGCCAGGAACtggaacctgagaccttctgcatggcaGGCAGGGTTTCTTCTACAGCCCTTCTCCCGTCCTCCCCCCATGCCAAAGAATTCCGTAGGAAAATATGCATTAAAGGAGAAATCTTTTGTCCTCAACCTCCCCAGAGGCACAAATCGGTGCAGACAGCAGCTTCTCCTCCCACAAGCCCCTTCctgagacaggcaggcagagaaCAAACCTGATGCACAACACCAATGTTCATACCTCATCTTGTTCAGCAAAGTCAGCTGATAAGAACTTGGGGTTCGACTGCGGCCACTTGACCCCATGGAGGGCGTTCCGGGTTGCAACAGCTTCCTCCACCGCTGAGTActggagagagaagaggaggcaaCGAAAATGCAGTTTTAGCTCAGCTTCTCAACATGCTCTGAGGCTGGAAGTTGTCGTTCCTGGACACCGGAAGGCTCGGAAACGTTCCCTCAAGGAGACACGCTGGAGATCTTTGCTTCATACTTGTATTTTATGGGGAGCTGCGTTCTATGCAAAACTTGGTAACAGCCTGACATCTTTCTAACTGCTAATTTCATTTAATTTGTTAAATTTCATTTCTCATCTCTTTCTTGCAGATTATAGAGATAGAAAAAAGGTAAATTTCTAGCCCCTGACTACTACTGCCTTTCTGGAGCACTGTCCTTGCGGAAAATGCATCACAAAGCATACGAAGTCGCTTCGGAGGGGCATCTTCCACAACCATCTACCAGTGTTTCTGCAGCCAAAAGCAGCACTCCTAAAACAAGGTTTTCTCCTTCCAGCATGAGGGGCCAGGATGCAAAGCCAAGTTACTCACCGTGACATAGCAATGGGATTTGATCTTGTCGATCCAGAAGGCTTCCTCTACCAATGTGCCCGTCCGGCCCAGCAGCTCCTTCAGCTGCCCCAGAGTGAACGGCCTCACCTGCATGCAGGACAGTCAAGGGTTAGAGTCAAGCCAACAGACCCTCATCCCATTCACTTCCCAAGCATCGCCTACAGGCCCCAAGACTCACCAGGTTGCAGATGTGGACGATGCTGCTGACCTTACCGCGTGGGGGAGAGGGGACCTGAGCCGTGCGGACCGGGTCATCAATGGTGATAGACACACCTGAACGCTGCTGGCTGATAGACCGCCTTGTCAGCGTATCGCTCAGCGTGACTGCGGAGTGGGAAAAAGAGGGCAACGAGAAGGGTTCAAGAAACACAAAAGGTAATTTTCTcaccctccctctcctgcctctttcTGACGCCCAAGTGTCCTCTTCCCTCACCTGTTTTCACTTCATGTTCTACAgggggtggtggcagcacagTCTCTACGGCAACAACAGGAGGGGgctcagggggctcttcctcacgggccttttcctcctcttcctcttcctctccttgaCCGTTCTCCTGGCTCTCAGCTGGTACCACCTGTGGAGAAAACGAGTGTTGAGACCTGCAGATCTTGGGACGCAGTTACACCACAACGGTAGCTGTTCACACAAACCTGTGTAACGGTGCGGCAGATCTTGAGGGCTTTCTCGTGGGCCGGTTCCTCTGTGTGCCGCTCCGCTTCATCTTCTGAGATGCGTGAGTCATCGGCATGGAGGTCCACCACCACTTCTTGGCCCCCTGGCGGTGGCTTGATCTCTGGGATCAGGCTCTGGGAAACAGAAGCAGCATGCATCAGGTTACGATGATCAGGCACCACTAGGCCTACCTTGCCCTGCTCTGCGTGGCTTGCTCAATTACCTTGAGGGACTCTGTGGTGATGCTGATGGAAGGCTTCTTCTGCGTGGCAGCTGTGCTGGCCCCCCAGCGCCGTTTCCGGCCTCCTGGCTGGCTTCCCTCTGTGTCACTGTTTGTCGCTGCTGGTGTCCCCTTGGCCACTGCTGATGCTGCACCCGAGAGAGCAGACCCAAGGCTGAGATTCCTTGTTGGGACCCAGTTTCCCATATGATTCAACTCAAGGGCCTCCCAGGGACAGAGACGGAAGCCCTCGTTTAGTCTCCAAGGTAGAAGCCAGTAACGGGAAGACTGAATCTCTCCCTAACTCGCAACACTACAGTGAGGCGCCGCACTAAAAAGCTACCTGGAACTCACACACTCTGACCTGGCACCTCTTTCTCTGAACTCCAACGGGAGTGGGCTTTGAGGGAAATGCACCTGGCACTGCTCAAAGGCACAGTTTTTCACTATTTCATGAGTTCCAGGGCATCAGCCCAACTTTGGTCACGAGCTCAAGACGTGCTTCAAAACCAAGTCAAGTGGTAACAGTATACTTCATTCCCTCGCAGCCCTCCAGAGGGCCCTTAGAGGGTGAATATGAAGGTCCTTCCTCTAAAAATTGGCCAAAGCTGTACCCTATGGCAACACATAGAAAggataatgcccccccccacaactgcaTCAGAGGCCTGAAAGGCAGGGCAGGGCATCCGTCAAACTTTACATCCCGCAGAAGTCACCAGAACACCGCCCCAAGGTGaagttccccctccccaaaaggctCAGAAGGCCGAGAACGTCAGTTCTGCAGCCACACAGGAGCCCTTGTTACTTACAGACAACAGATATCTTTCTCTTGAAGGCTTTAGGCTGGGCTGAACCCTGCAGGCAAAGAGGGAacagaaagaaggggggaaagggaggggggggagagagagagagagaagccccaCACAGAGGGGGGAGTCAGGTCAGCATCAGGGTTCTGGAAGGTGGCTGCCATATTTGGGGGAAGGGGAACAGGGCATAAAAAATGGAGGGGCCCAAGTGGGAATACGGGCAAAGGGTTCTCTGCTCACTCAAGAATAAAGTGGACGTTGCAGAATTCCTGCCTTAACCCTCTCACTAGCTCTACGGTGATGGAATACGTGGTACCCTCTCTGCAGACTCAAGCCCTTCGAGTGCTGCGCTCGCCTTTCTTCCTCTGGCACAAAAGCACTCATCCAGCAGACCATCAGCTGAATACTGAAACAGGCTTCTCCCCCACAAGGTCAAAGAAGAACCGCACAAGCTGTTATTGAGATGCTAGTCCTCCTGAGTACAAGGTTAGTAATACAAGATTTTGAAACCGATTTGGTACTAACTCTAGGCAAGGCACTGTACAGCGACAATATAGTTTATAAGCTAAGGGCTGAGGAGCATGTTCATAGAGAATGTGTACAAAGCATCCCTAAATAAATATAGCTTGGGGTAGGTTGCTCTATTAGTC encodes the following:
- the ACIN1 gene encoding apoptotic chromatin condensation inducer in the nucleus isoform X3 is translated as MLLSESKGGEEKQEVPMEQSEPRPESEAPEPGSDDHPSAEPSGPDVVPEDEEKKEGSAQPKAFKRKISVVSVAKGTPAATNSDTEGSQPGGRKRRWGASTAATQKKPSISITTESLKSLIPEIKPPPGGQEVVVDLHADDSRISEDEAERHTEEPAHEKALKICRTVTQVVPAESQENGQGEEEEEEEKAREEEPPEPPPVVAVETVLPPPPVEHEVKTVTLSDTLTRRSISQQRSGVSITIDDPVRTAQVPSPPRGKVSSIVHICNLVRPFTLGQLKELLGRTGTLVEEAFWIDKIKSHCYVTYSAVEEAVATRNALHGVKWPQSNPKFLSADFAEQDELDFHRGLLAERPAEAKADEPLALPGVGPAARGEREMPRRSEAREREAAVREQWAEREREMERRERTRAEREWDRDKVREGPRSRSRSRERRRKERPKSKEKKAEKKEKAQEEPPAKLLDDLFRKTKAAPCIYWLPLTDTQYVQKQAERAARARERERRRKEQEAEEARQQERSRQAEREKRREHSRERERERPNATGGRASRGGERSGRDRERREAKTRHSRSRSRSTPVQDRGGRR